A single Pseudodesulfovibrio aespoeensis Aspo-2 DNA region contains:
- a CDS encoding sirohydrochlorin cobaltochelatase, whose product MTRSHFHIPACILTYALSLAFVCLFSLPARAGHGHSGPVRQAIVLAAFGTSYPEALGSILNIRTRVELANPGIPVRLAFTSSTIRSIWHERRDDAAWIKDNPGVPAEVLSVKTPLATIADLQNEGFRDITVQSLHVFAGEEFEDLKGLMIALDSIRTVKAKSAPFAALRLGRPALGMPGDAYPYTDDIAAGVKALKADVDRAKTMRAALIYMGHGNDFFSTGIYAELQKQMNEAYDVPVFAACVEGYPAFDDILAGLKAAKVKKVLLKPLMVVAGDHASNDMAGDEDDAWKIILTKAGYQVTTDLTGLGANDAWADLYVDHLKDAMSQSGLLR is encoded by the coding sequence ATGACTCGTTCCCATTTCCACATTCCTGCCTGCATCCTGACCTACGCACTCTCCCTTGCCTTTGTCTGCCTGTTCTCTCTGCCCGCCCGGGCCGGACACGGCCACAGCGGCCCGGTCAGGCAGGCCATTGTCCTAGCCGCCTTCGGCACCTCCTACCCCGAGGCCCTCGGCTCCATCCTGAACATCAGGACGCGGGTGGAGCTGGCCAACCCCGGCATCCCGGTGCGCCTCGCCTTCACCTCAAGCACCATCCGCTCCATCTGGCACGAGCGGCGCGACGATGCGGCCTGGATCAAGGACAACCCCGGCGTGCCCGCAGAAGTGTTGTCCGTGAAAACGCCCCTGGCCACCATCGCCGACCTGCAAAACGAGGGCTTCCGCGACATCACGGTCCAGTCGCTGCATGTCTTTGCGGGCGAGGAGTTCGAGGACCTCAAAGGGCTCATGATCGCGCTCGACTCCATACGCACGGTCAAGGCCAAGTCCGCCCCCTTTGCCGCCCTCCGCCTGGGCCGTCCGGCGCTGGGCATGCCCGGCGACGCCTACCCCTACACCGACGACATCGCCGCCGGGGTCAAGGCCCTCAAGGCGGACGTGGACCGGGCCAAGACCATGCGCGCCGCCCTGATCTACATGGGCCACGGCAACGACTTCTTCTCCACCGGCATTTACGCGGAATTGCAGAAACAGATGAACGAGGCCTACGATGTGCCCGTGTTCGCGGCCTGCGTGGAGGGCTATCCCGCCTTTGACGACATCCTGGCCGGACTCAAGGCGGCCAAGGTGAAAAAAGTCCTGCTCAAGCCGCTCATGGTGGTGGCGGGCGACCACGCCTCCAACGACATGGCGGGCGACGAGGACGACGCCTGGAAGATCATCCTGACCAAGGCCGGGTACCAGGTCACCACCGACCTGACGGGCCTGGGCGCTAACGACGCCTGGGCCGACCTCTATGTGGACCATCTCAAGGACGCCATGAGCCAGTCCGGACTGCTCCGCTAG
- a CDS encoding FecCD family ABC transporter permease, whose product MTTAPRPYPRQKARTGLTLLLLAAGLCVLAVAATGMGFIAITPGEVLAIVWGWLRGAADSLDPLTAGVVLEVRLPRILTSIFVGAALAVAGAVFQGLLLNPLADPFTLGVSSGAAFGAALALLLGLTFLGPATLILTAFIGACLTLLAVIAMAGRDGELSPVNLILSGVIVSAILSAGLSFIKYLADERVAVIVFWLMGSFVSRTWGDALLTGAVCLPGFAVCLLLARDLNIMSLGALQARSLGVNTGRVRLVLLLTASLMSAVCVSVSGVIGFVGLVVPHLMRLVTGPDNRWLLPASGLCGGMLLLAADTLTRAVLPHEVPIGVLTALIGGPVFCWLFSRTRAGRRHD is encoded by the coding sequence ATGACCACCGCCCCCCGCCCATACCCGCGCCAAAAGGCCCGGACCGGACTGACGCTCCTGCTGCTCGCGGCAGGGCTGTGCGTCCTTGCGGTCGCGGCCACGGGCATGGGGTTCATCGCCATCACTCCGGGCGAGGTGCTCGCCATTGTCTGGGGCTGGCTGCGGGGGGCGGCGGATTCCCTGGACCCGCTCACAGCGGGCGTGGTCCTTGAGGTGCGGCTGCCGCGCATCCTGACCTCGATCTTCGTGGGCGCGGCCCTGGCCGTGGCGGGCGCGGTCTTCCAGGGGCTGCTGCTCAACCCGCTGGCCGATCCCTTCACCCTGGGAGTGTCGTCGGGCGCAGCCTTTGGCGCGGCCCTGGCCCTGCTCCTGGGGCTGACCTTCCTCGGCCCGGCCACCCTGATCCTGACGGCGTTCATCGGCGCCTGCCTGACCCTGCTGGCGGTCATCGCCATGGCCGGGCGCGACGGCGAGCTCTCGCCGGTCAACCTGATCCTCTCCGGGGTCATCGTCTCGGCCATCCTCTCGGCGGGCTTGAGCTTCATCAAGTATCTGGCCGACGAGCGCGTGGCGGTCATCGTTTTCTGGCTCATGGGCAGCTTTGTCTCGCGCACCTGGGGCGACGCCCTGCTCACCGGCGCGGTCTGCCTGCCCGGCTTCGCCGTCTGCCTCCTCCTGGCCCGCGACCTGAACATCATGAGCCTGGGCGCGCTCCAGGCCAGGAGCCTGGGCGTGAACACGGGCCGGGTTCGCCTCGTCCTGCTGCTCACGGCCTCGCTCATGAGCGCGGTCTGCGTCTCGGTGTCGGGGGTCATCGGCTTTGTCGGGCTGGTGGTGCCGCATCTGATGCGGCTGGTGACCGGGCCGGACAACCGCTGGCTGCTGCCCGCCTCCGGGCTGTGCGGAGGCATGCTCCTGCTGGCCGCGGACACCCTGACCCGGGCGGTCCTGCCCCACGAGGTGCCCATCGGGGTGCTCACGGCCCTGATCGGCGGGCCGGTCTTCTGCTGGCTGTTCAGCCGCACCCGCGCCGGGAGGCGGCATGACTGA
- a CDS encoding ABC transporter ATP-binding protein, whose product MTEAVTYTARALGFAHGPTPVLRGLDLEFGPGLFHAVVGPNGSGKSTLLDLLAGFKSPSSGSVLINGAPVSEVRPAAMARLTALVPQGFDCNFPFTVRATVLMGRHPHIPRFSRPSDADMAAVSSAMEATDVAHLASRTLAELSGGERQRTVVARALAQATPGLLLDEPTSSMDIRHGLAVMAELGRLARQDGRTVVAVLHDLNLAATCCDRIVMLAHGAVHTQGSPDATLTPETIRAVFGVRALVSRSGSGPMTIAYDPKDHA is encoded by the coding sequence ATGACTGAGGCCGTCACCTACACCGCGCGCGCCCTCGGCTTCGCCCATGGCCCCACGCCGGTCCTGCGCGGGCTCGACCTTGAGTTTGGGCCAGGGTTGTTCCACGCCGTGGTCGGTCCCAACGGCAGCGGCAAATCCACCCTGCTCGACCTCCTGGCCGGATTCAAATCGCCCTCTTCTGGCAGCGTGCTGATCAACGGCGCGCCGGTGTCCGAGGTACGCCCGGCGGCCATGGCCCGGCTGACCGCCTTGGTGCCGCAGGGGTTTGACTGCAACTTTCCCTTCACGGTGCGCGCGACCGTGCTCATGGGCCGCCACCCGCACATCCCCCGGTTCTCGCGCCCCTCGGACGCGGACATGGCCGCTGTCTCTTCGGCCATGGAGGCCACGGACGTGGCCCATCTGGCCAGCCGCACCCTGGCCGAGCTTTCGGGCGGCGAACGCCAGCGCACCGTGGTGGCCAGGGCCCTGGCCCAGGCCACGCCGGGCCTCTTGCTGGACGAGCCCACTTCGAGTATGGACATCCGGCACGGGCTGGCCGTCATGGCCGAACTTGGCCGGCTGGCCCGCCAGGATGGGCGCACGGTGGTCGCCGTGCTCCACGACCTCAATCTGGCCGCCACCTGCTGCGACCGCATCGTCATGCTCGCCCACGGCGCGGTCCACACGCAGGGCAGCCCGGATGCCACTCTCACCCCCGAAACCATCCGGGCCGTGTTCGGCGTCCGCGCCCTTGTCAGCCGCAGCGGCTCCGGCCCCATGACCATTGCCTACGATCCCAAGGACCACGCATGA
- a CDS encoding ABC transporter substrate-binding protein, giving the protein MTRSPCSRSFAALALTLCAALLLSAPGPARAQTVRDDTGRTIPVRGPFTRIISLYAAHTENLFKLGLDEAIIGVTENEDFPSTALERPTFNARDGVEKFLAAKPDLVLIRPMQQTAHPGLWTALERHGVAVAALQPGTIPEMYDYWRTLGILTDREVQAESMIGEFKDGLSLARQRLESIPQQRRPGVFFESIHRKVATFSPGSMPIFVLETAGGRNVADDARPRHDTNIADYGLERMLAKAPAIDVYLTQYGVMNTVTIMEIATGPAASRIKAVRDRNIFLVDERLVSRPTMRLLAGIETVYQLLHPTTGD; this is encoded by the coding sequence ATGACACGCTCTCCCTGCTCCCGTTCTTTCGCCGCCCTGGCCCTGACCCTGTGCGCCGCCCTGCTCCTGTCGGCCCCCGGCCCGGCCCGCGCCCAGACCGTCAGGGACGACACGGGCCGCACCATCCCGGTGCGCGGGCCGTTCACCCGCATCATCTCGCTCTATGCGGCCCACACCGAAAACCTCTTCAAGCTCGGCCTGGACGAGGCCATCATCGGCGTCACCGAAAACGAGGACTTCCCGTCCACCGCCCTGGAAAGGCCGACCTTCAACGCCCGCGACGGCGTGGAGAAATTTCTGGCCGCCAAGCCCGACCTCGTGCTCATCCGGCCCATGCAGCAGACCGCCCATCCCGGCCTGTGGACCGCCCTTGAGCGTCACGGCGTCGCCGTGGCCGCCCTGCAGCCCGGCACCATCCCGGAGATGTACGATTACTGGCGCACACTCGGCATCCTGACCGACAGGGAAGTGCAGGCCGAGAGCATGATCGGCGAGTTCAAGGACGGCCTGAGCCTCGCCCGCCAGCGGCTGGAGAGCATCCCCCAGCAGCGGCGGCCCGGCGTCTTTTTCGAGTCCATCCACCGCAAGGTCGCCACCTTCTCCCCTGGCTCCATGCCCATCTTCGTGCTGGAGACCGCAGGCGGACGCAATGTGGCCGACGACGCCCGGCCACGCCATGACACCAACATCGCTGACTACGGCCTGGAGCGCATGTTGGCCAAGGCCCCGGCCATCGACGTGTACCTGACCCAGTATGGCGTGATGAACACGGTGACCATCATGGAAATAGCCACTGGCCCGGCGGCCTCACGCATCAAGGCGGTGCGCGACCGCAACATCTTCCTGGTGGACGAGCGGCTGGTCTCGCGGCCCACCATGCGCCTGCTCGCAGGCATTGAGACCGTGTACCAACTGCTCCACCCCACCACCGGCGACTAG
- the cobI gene encoding precorrin-2 C(20)-methyltransferase, whose product MTDKGTLYGIGVGPGDPELLTLKAIKALGRVDVIFAAASTKNDYSTAYDIARPHLKQGVRVENLGFPMTKDEAELNAAWQANAKAVAAVLDQGLDAAFLTLGDPLTYSTYGYLQRTLLAIDPAIRLQAIPGITSFHAAAARIGLVLCESKESLLITSGVSDPDRLEAQLDVADNAVILKAYKNFEEIRSTLERLRLSDKTVLVSRLGMEGESILMDIKDAPATPHYFSLALVKKNTGK is encoded by the coding sequence ATGACAGATAAAGGCACCCTCTACGGCATCGGAGTCGGCCCCGGAGATCCGGAACTGCTCACCCTCAAGGCCATCAAGGCCCTGGGCCGGGTGGACGTGATCTTTGCCGCAGCCTCCACCAAGAACGACTACTCCACGGCCTACGACATCGCCCGCCCCCACCTCAAGCAGGGCGTGCGCGTGGAGAACCTCGGCTTTCCCATGACCAAGGACGAGGCTGAACTCAACGCGGCCTGGCAGGCCAACGCCAAGGCCGTGGCCGCTGTCCTGGACCAGGGGCTCGACGCCGCCTTCCTGACCCTGGGCGACCCCCTGACGTACTCCACATACGGCTACCTCCAGCGCACCCTGCTGGCCATCGACCCGGCCATCCGGCTTCAGGCCATTCCGGGCATCACCTCGTTCCACGCGGCTGCGGCCAGGATCGGGCTGGTCCTGTGCGAATCCAAGGAATCGCTGCTGATCACCTCGGGCGTGTCCGACCCGGACCGGCTCGAAGCCCAGCTTGACGTGGCCGACAACGCTGTTATCCTCAAGGCCTACAAAAACTTCGAGGAGATCCGGTCCACGCTGGAGCGGCTCAGGCTGTCGGACAAGACCGTGCTCGTGTCGCGCCTGGGCATGGAGGGAGAATCCATCCTCATGGACATCAAGGATGCGCCCGCCACGCCGCACTATTTCTCGCTGGCGCTGGTCAAGAAAAACACCGGGAAATAA
- a CDS encoding sirohydrochlorin cobaltochelatase: MKKAIVLAAFGSRHENSVASLAHITQRVRRAHPDTPVCLAYTSRTIRGHMAEAGEAVESVPDALSRLLGEGVTHVVVQSLHLIPGAEFHGLLELANDLVLKNGGFSRVEVGFPLVAGEAGVDRVVDAILAETLAETMGGRDEHDAVLFMGHGTKHDGNVYYDCLHQAFQARDSAVHMGAMEAEPGIDAIIERFTESGVKRAYLLPFLFGAGWHAARDMVGEGEASWKSRLEEAGIECVAVLKGAGEYDSLVDIWLTHLDDAMRRLSRC; this comes from the coding sequence ATGAAGAAAGCCATTGTCCTCGCCGCCTTCGGCTCCCGCCACGAAAACTCCGTGGCCTCCCTGGCCCACATCACACAGCGCGTGCGCCGGGCGCACCCGGACACGCCCGTGTGCCTGGCCTACACCTCGCGCACCATCCGGGGCCACATGGCAGAAGCGGGCGAGGCCGTGGAGTCCGTGCCCGACGCCCTGAGCCGACTGCTGGGCGAGGGCGTCACCCACGTGGTCGTCCAGTCACTGCACCTCATCCCCGGTGCCGAGTTCCACGGGCTGCTCGAACTGGCCAACGATCTGGTCCTCAAAAATGGCGGATTCAGCCGGGTCGAGGTGGGATTCCCCCTGGTGGCTGGCGAGGCCGGAGTGGACAGGGTGGTGGACGCCATCCTGGCCGAGACCCTGGCCGAGACCATGGGCGGGCGCGATGAACACGACGCCGTGCTCTTCATGGGCCACGGCACCAAGCACGACGGCAATGTCTATTACGACTGTCTGCATCAGGCCTTCCAGGCCCGCGACAGCGCCGTGCACATGGGGGCCATGGAGGCCGAACCGGGCATCGACGCCATCATCGAGCGGTTCACGGAAAGCGGCGTGAAACGGGCCTATCTGCTCCCGTTCCTCTTTGGCGCGGGCTGGCACGCGGCGCGCGACATGGTGGGCGAGGGCGAGGCCAGCTGGAAATCCCGGCTCGAAGAGGCAGGCATCGAATGCGTGGCCGTGCTCAAGGGCGCGGGCGAATACGACTCCCTGGTGGACATCTGGCTGACCCACCTGGACGACGCCATGCGCCGCCTGTCGCGCTGCTAG
- a CDS encoding MarR family winged helix-turn-helix transcriptional regulator gives MDFGVGILINPSEIHAVAKLCDHGPMSLTELADRAFVSKGAMSQLVARLEKKGLVYRETAPDNQSKQILHPTELGKKAQNGHIEFHMDHDREFFSYVASMPNGEYAVFRELCRQMNRWMDNYLK, from the coding sequence ATGGATTTTGGAGTGGGGATACTCATCAACCCGTCCGAAATCCATGCCGTGGCCAAGCTCTGCGATCACGGCCCCATGAGCCTGACCGAACTGGCCGACAGGGCCTTCGTGTCCAAGGGTGCCATGTCCCAACTGGTGGCCCGGCTGGAGAAGAAAGGGCTCGTATACAGGGAAACGGCTCCGGACAACCAGTCAAAACAGATCCTGCACCCTACGGAACTGGGGAAAAAGGCCCAAAATGGCCACATTGAATTCCACATGGATCACGACCGTGAATTCTTCTCCTACGTGGCCTCCATGCCGAACGGGGAATACGCTGTCTTCAGGGAGCTCTGTAGGCAGATGAACCGTTGGATGGACAACTATCTCAAGTAA
- a CDS encoding methyltransferase, whose protein sequence is MPFPTPKTSLAPVEHVLMESISAQAIIDAVRMNLFDHLSSQPMPAAVLAKAMELKTEPLEAMLDVLVDRHLLTLDGKIYANTEMTEEYLVSASPLYQGKALSLQHGHNELLRKSLPTLLKGGTMEREKTDESWAEADTMDGTLQHALNGQLQMAVAYLKELPEFASFRTMADIGGNHGHYSMELLEHNPDLTSAILDLPNVTAPAMQRCTALGYGDRITCEPFDLRSDELPEEAYDFVFTSHILYGCVDDLENVFRNIHRSLKAGGCFASHHLSREGGASRLYQTSVELITRLMGYKTHFLSGRDLEEPLTAAGFGNFTHTFTGCDGQTLLLVARKL, encoded by the coding sequence ATGCCCTTCCCGACCCCAAAAACATCACTGGCCCCGGTCGAGCATGTGCTCATGGAATCCATCAGCGCCCAGGCAATCATCGACGCCGTGCGCATGAACCTGTTCGACCACTTGAGCAGCCAGCCCATGCCCGCGGCGGTACTGGCAAAAGCCATGGAACTGAAGACCGAACCGCTGGAAGCCATGCTGGACGTTCTGGTGGACCGCCACCTGCTCACTCTGGATGGAAAAATCTACGCCAACACCGAGATGACCGAGGAATACCTGGTGAGCGCCTCACCGCTGTACCAGGGCAAGGCGCTGAGCTTGCAGCACGGGCACAACGAACTGCTCCGCAAGAGCCTGCCCACCCTGCTCAAGGGCGGCACCATGGAACGGGAAAAAACCGACGAAAGCTGGGCCGAGGCGGATACCATGGACGGAACCCTCCAGCACGCCCTCAACGGCCAGCTCCAGATGGCGGTCGCCTATCTGAAGGAGCTGCCGGAGTTCGCCTCCTTCCGCACCATGGCGGACATCGGCGGCAACCATGGGCACTATTCCATGGAACTGCTGGAGCACAACCCCGACCTGACCAGCGCCATCCTGGACCTGCCCAACGTCACCGCACCGGCCATGCAGCGCTGCACCGCCCTGGGCTACGGCGACCGCATCACCTGCGAGCCCTTTGACCTGCGCAGCGACGAACTGCCCGAGGAGGCCTACGACTTCGTGTTCACCTCCCATATCCTCTACGGATGCGTGGACGATCTGGAAAATGTCTTCAGGAACATCCACCGCTCGCTCAAGGCCGGAGGGTGCTTTGCTTCGCACCACCTGTCTCGGGAAGGGGGAGCAAGCCGCCTCTACCAGACCAGCGTGGAACTGATCACCCGGCTCATGGGTTATAAGACCCACTTCCTCTCCGGGCGAGACCTGGAAGAACCGCTCACGGCCGCTGGTTTCGGCAACTTCACCCACACCTTTACCGGCTGCGACGGCCAGACACTCCTTTTGGTAGCACGCAAGCTGTAA
- a CDS encoding ASKHA domain-containing protein: MSILIRTPDGGRLALEPRPGDTLARTIFLSRLWHGVPLCSGLGKCGLCRVRYVADPPAPTREELKKLGQTSLDQGWRLSCLHPSEPCEVEIPTPVRSLRAMRTLAPASGDFALAVDLGTTSIHWTALSGDTPVATGQELNPQTGLGSEIMSRLAVAATAEGRFVLRGLILDRLAEIATMAARNMGGVCTALAVSGNPAMTYILLGMKPDGLASAPYALTYAGDDERKLGAGLPPAYIPPLLAPFVGADISAGLTAIEYGDEPKFPFLLADLGTNGEFVLALSPRKRLVASVPMGPALEGVGLSCGRTAGPGAITAFRLTPKGLAPVRFEGDSANGPPTGMTGTGYLSLTALLLRHGVLDDTGHFATGSTPLAARLAARLTTLAGEPALALDDALLLPASDVEEILKVKAAFNLAMSALLAEAGLAPARLAVLHIAGALGEHVSLDDLETLGFLPPGLGARTIKAGNTSLKGTGMLATDPGARAFARTLPDTITALDLAADTTFGDRFMQRMRFTYVD; the protein is encoded by the coding sequence GTGAGCATACTGATACGCACCCCGGACGGCGGTCGGCTGGCCCTTGAGCCGCGCCCCGGCGACACCCTGGCCCGGACCATCTTCCTGAGCCGCCTGTGGCACGGCGTGCCCCTGTGCTCGGGTCTGGGCAAGTGCGGCCTGTGCCGCGTGCGCTACGTTGCCGATCCGCCCGCGCCCACCCGCGAGGAGCTGAAAAAGCTCGGCCAGACCAGCCTGGACCAGGGCTGGCGGCTCTCCTGCCTGCACCCCTCCGAGCCGTGCGAGGTGGAAATCCCCACCCCGGTGCGCAGCCTGCGCGCCATGCGCACCCTGGCCCCGGCCAGCGGCGACTTTGCCCTGGCTGTGGACCTCGGCACCACCAGCATCCACTGGACCGCGCTCTCAGGCGACACACCCGTGGCCACGGGCCAGGAGCTGAACCCGCAGACCGGCCTGGGCAGCGAGATCATGTCCCGGCTGGCCGTGGCCGCCACCGCCGAAGGGCGCTTCGTGCTGCGCGGCCTGATCCTTGACCGGCTGGCCGAGATCGCCACCATGGCCGCCCGCAACATGGGGGGCGTCTGCACCGCCCTTGCCGTGTCCGGCAACCCGGCCATGACCTATATTCTGCTGGGCATGAAGCCCGACGGGCTTGCCAGCGCGCCCTACGCCCTGACCTACGCGGGCGACGACGAGCGAAAACTCGGAGCCGGGCTGCCCCCAGCCTACATCCCCCCGCTGCTCGCCCCCTTTGTGGGCGCGGACATCAGCGCCGGGCTGACCGCCATCGAGTACGGAGACGAACCAAAATTTCCCTTCCTGCTGGCCGATCTCGGCACCAACGGCGAGTTTGTCCTGGCCCTGTCGCCGAGAAAACGGCTGGTAGCCAGCGTGCCCATGGGCCCGGCCCTGGAGGGCGTGGGCCTCTCCTGTGGCCGCACCGCAGGCCCCGGCGCCATCACCGCATTCCGGCTGACCCCCAAGGGCCTCGCGCCCGTGCGCTTCGAGGGGGATTCGGCCAACGGACCGCCCACCGGCATGACCGGCACTGGCTATCTTTCCCTGACCGCCCTCCTGCTCCGCCACGGCGTGCTCGACGACACGGGCCACTTCGCCACCGGCTCCACCCCGCTGGCGGCCCGGCTGGCGGCCCGGCTGACCACCCTGGCGGGCGAGCCCGCCCTGGCACTCGATGACGCCCTCCTGCTCCCGGCCTCGGACGTGGAGGAAATCCTCAAGGTCAAGGCGGCCTTCAACCTGGCCATGTCCGCCCTGCTGGCCGAGGCAGGGCTGGCCCCGGCCCGGCTGGCCGTCCTGCACATCGCCGGAGCGCTGGGCGAGCATGTCTCCCTGGACGACCTGGAGACGCTGGGCTTCCTGCCACCCGGCCTGGGAGCCAGGACAATCAAGGCGGGCAACACCTCGCTCAAGGGCACCGGGATGCTCGCGACCGATCCCGGCGCGCGGGCCTTTGCCCGGACGCTACCGGACACCATAACCGCGCTCGATCTGGCCGCCGACACCACGTTCGGCGACCGGTTCATGCAAAGGATGCGCTTCACCTATGTCGATTGA
- a CDS encoding small ribosomal subunit Rsm22 family protein, whose amino-acid sequence MSIDSLFPNITAENEAELERFGEILKHIWPLKAKHREQLKYDIRDMSRSLTNERSERRLDYMGDARFLSPYLCYFLPWNLYRMSRLFSGMELDIPEDGEIVDLGSGPLTAVIALWMSRPHLRSRRLTFTCMDRVPKAMQAGLQLFNAVAGDTPWRVKTVKAAFTDRILRKADLIVAANAFNELDWSGRTARPQAEKLARHMTGACKDTGRILLVETGVRLTGRIIAEMRGQFMAHGFKPIAPCPHAVECPMPATGKNAPWCHFNFSVKGAPKWLELLSSEARLDKTGVSINFLYLSRKGAKDFGAVRLISEPFSLHGGNGQYACSDKGLTLVDYGPKHRPLFPGQAIIPEWPATPGTDLKSGALVLPYKPAIQEK is encoded by the coding sequence ATGTCGATTGACAGCCTTTTTCCCAACATCACGGCCGAGAACGAGGCCGAGCTGGAGCGGTTCGGCGAGATCCTCAAGCACATCTGGCCGCTCAAGGCCAAGCACCGCGAGCAGCTCAAGTATGACATCCGCGACATGTCGCGCAGCCTGACCAACGAACGCTCCGAGCGGCGGCTCGACTACATGGGCGACGCCCGGTTCCTCTCGCCCTACCTGTGCTATTTCCTGCCGTGGAACCTGTACCGCATGTCGCGGCTGTTCAGCGGCATGGAGCTGGACATCCCTGAAGACGGCGAGATCGTGGACCTCGGCTCCGGGCCGCTGACCGCAGTCATCGCCCTGTGGATGTCGCGGCCCCACCTGCGCAGCCGCAGGCTGACCTTCACCTGCATGGACCGCGTGCCCAAGGCCATGCAGGCGGGCCTCCAGCTCTTCAACGCCGTGGCGGGCGACACCCCGTGGCGCGTCAAGACGGTCAAGGCGGCCTTCACCGACCGCATTCTGCGCAAGGCGGATCTGATCGTGGCCGCCAACGCCTTCAACGAGCTGGACTGGTCGGGCAGGACCGCCCGGCCCCAGGCCGAAAAGCTCGCCCGGCACATGACTGGCGCGTGCAAGGACACGGGCCGCATCCTGCTCGTCGAGACCGGCGTGCGCCTGACAGGCCGGATCATTGCCGAGATGCGCGGCCAGTTCATGGCCCACGGATTCAAGCCCATCGCACCCTGCCCCCACGCCGTGGAGTGTCCCATGCCGGCCACCGGCAAAAACGCACCCTGGTGCCATTTCAACTTCTCGGTCAAGGGCGCGCCCAAGTGGCTCGAACTGCTCTCGTCCGAGGCGCGGCTGGACAAGACCGGGGTGTCCATCAACTTCCTCTACCTCTCGCGCAAGGGGGCCAAGGATTTCGGCGCGGTGCGCCTCATCTCCGAGCCGTTCTCCCTGCACGGCGGCAACGGGCAGTACGCCTGCTCGGACAAGGGGCTGACCCTGGTGGACTACGGCCCCAAACACCGCCCCCTGTTCCCCGGACAGGCCATCATCCCGGAGTGGCCCGCCACCCCCGGAACCGACCTCAAATCCGGCGCGCTGGTGCTGCCTTACAAGCCCGCCATCCAGGAAAAATGA
- the lipB gene encoding lipoyl(octanoyl) transferase LipB, with product MILTDLGLIGYAQAEAIQLETLERVTAGERGNTLFVLEHPRVITLGRQGGAENLHVDASFLAAQGIELARTARGGNITCHFPGQLVAYPIWRVEKRPGGMRKFFHDMEEAVIATCAAFGVETTRRPGHPGVWVDEMRKICSMGIGVRRWVTYHGLALNVGRDVSLFNMITLCGIQGARPTSLSAEAGHDITIKEVKHVFIREFRKAFADSALAADQTPQQ from the coding sequence ATGATCCTCACCGACCTCGGACTCATAGGCTACGCCCAGGCTGAAGCGATCCAGCTCGAAACGCTGGAGAGAGTCACGGCGGGCGAGCGCGGCAACACCCTCTTTGTGCTGGAGCACCCCAGGGTCATCACCCTGGGCCGCCAGGGCGGGGCGGAAAACCTGCATGTGGACGCGTCCTTTCTGGCCGCCCAAGGCATTGAGCTGGCCCGCACGGCGCGCGGGGGCAACATCACCTGCCACTTCCCCGGCCAGCTGGTGGCCTATCCCATCTGGCGGGTGGAGAAACGGCCCGGCGGCATGCGCAAATTCTTCCACGACATGGAGGAGGCGGTCATCGCCACCTGCGCCGCTTTCGGCGTCGAGACCACGCGCCGACCCGGCCACCCCGGCGTCTGGGTGGACGAAATGCGCAAAATATGCTCCATGGGCATCGGCGTGCGCCGCTGGGTCACCTATCACGGCCTGGCCCTCAATGTGGGCCGCGACGTGAGCCTGTTCAACATGATAACCCTGTGCGGCATCCAGGGCGCGCGGCCCACCTCTCTCAGCGCCGAGGCCGGACACGACATCACCATTAAGGAAGTCAAACATGTCTTTATCCGGGAATTCAGAAAAGCCTTTGCGGATTCCGCCCTGGCTGCGGATCAAACTCCCCAGCAGTGA